The segment GTGGATGGCTAGTTGAACATGAAAGAGAGTctgtttgtcatattttattgatTGAGAAAGCCATCAAAACACCAGTTGTAAAAGGCATGATACAGTGAGTAAAATCTTCTGTGTCAgatctttaatgtttaatatgaaaGCTTTCTCACCGACTGGATATAGAAGGATTCTTGCAAGGACTCTGTGGAGTGGCTATGGCTGAATTTTGAGGCAGGAGGAGTTGAGCAGCCATCATCCAGCATGAGAGGACTGGGTAGAAGGAAAAATGCAGCATATAATTGCTAGAAACCACATCAATAAGGTCAGGTCTCACAAACAAGGAACTTATGACTGTTGTTGTGAATTACAGTCCTATTTCCCTCTAGTGGTAAGACTGTGAAAGAACGTTGGAGTAATGTTGTTATTAGTAAGTCACGTAAAAGTTGCAGTGGAATGCCAAGCACTGGCTCTTGCAAGTCCTTCTTACCCAGTTTGTTCTCATGCGTCACACTAGCTGACGATGCACCTTTTTAATAGAGGGTAGAGGGTCATGCGCTACAGTTcaggtgtgtgcgtgtttgtggatgtgtgtgtgagggTAAGAGCTCAGGAGGTCTGACTCAGCATTCAGGCCCATTCATCCCAGCAAGGGCAGTGAATTGTATCAGCTGACTGTTTCTAGCTGAGTTGGCCGTTCCCTCTACTGTGTTTGTGTTGGAGCATCAGGCTGTTGATTGCTATTTTCcgtttgcacttttttttgtttgtgtgtgtatcaaTACAAAATCAAGTGCTTCAGATTAGTATGTGCGATACAGATGAATGAGTACACTCACAGCTTTCTCTTCATTCCCACAGTGCTGGGAGTGTTGGACTGCATCTGGCTAAACAGGAACTGAATCAGCTATTAATAGAACAGAGAAACAGAGCGTGATTCAGAGTTACTCAGTCTCAAAATCTGCACGACAGCATCTTCCCCAATAATGGCCGCATTAACCCACCGTCTCATTGTGGTCATGAGCTGTATTTCTTACCTTGTTCATGactttctgctgctgtgtgtgaTTCTGCCTCAGTGATACCACCTCTCTCCAGAGAACGTCATTCTgcctagatagatagatagatagatagatagatggatagatggatggatgatggatagacatacagacagacagataatgaatagatggatggattcatagatgatagatggatgcataGATGGATGGTTAGATGgaagatggatagatagatagttagatggaagatggatggatggatggatgatagatagatagatcgatgtTTAGATTGAAgattgatagatggatggatggatagatgatggtTGGACAGATGGATGTATGGAGAGATAGATGgttagataaacagatagatagatagatagatagacagatgatggatgatgcatggatggatagatggttaGACAGATGGAAGATGGAtgcatagatggatggatggatggatcgatcaattatagatagatagattaatggatgatggatgatggatagacatgcagacagacagataatgaatagatggatggattcatagatggatagatggatgcataGATGGATGGTTAGATAGATGGAAGATGGATAGATAGTTAGATTGTTAGAtggaagatggatggatggatggatggatagatgatggtTGGACAGATGGATGTATGGAGGGATAGATGGTTAGACAGATGGAAGATGGAtgcatagatggatggatggatcgatcaattatagatagatagatagattaatggatggacagatggttAGACAGATGGAAGATGGATgcatagatggatgaatggatggatggatggattgatcaatgatagatggatggatggttagaTGGAAGATTGGTGCatagatggatggttggatggaagGTGGATAGATAGTTGGTTAGATGgaagatagaaagatagatagatggatggattaatggatggatagatgttTAGACATGGAAGATGATacatggatgaatggatagatggatggatggatcgaTTGAtcaatgatggatggatggttagaTGGAAGATGGATGCAGAGATGGATGGTGGATGGATAGATCATGGTTGGATGATGGATGCAtggagagatagatagatagatagatagatagatggaacaTGGATTcatagaaggatagatagattgaAGATGGATtcatggatggatgaatagatggatggatggatgttagATGGAAGATGGATgcatagatggatgaatggatggtgtTTGGAttaatggatagatagatagatagatagatagatagatagatagatggatacatAGACGGTtggtgatggatggatggacagatgttGGATAGATGGAAATATGGGGGATAGATAAGATGATAGGCAAGagaacatatattatattaaagtaaggataatttgttaacataaatttgttaataatttgTTAAGTAATTGTTTTGTGGTAGTCCCTGCAACTGTCAGGTGAGCTACTGAATGTGCTATTGAGGCAACTTAAACAAAACACCAAACCACTGAGATTCACAAAGCAGAGGAGCCAATGAATGAGAAGTAGGTGAAAAGTTAGAGTCATAATAGAGGTAAAAGGTCAAGTTGTTGTTTGGgcttctgttttttgttactAAAGGTAAGGATAGTCAGTAAGTGATGCCATGGGATTAATTGGGCATGTGCGAATGTATAACATCTTACTGTTTCATATCCTGCATCTGCATCTCCATGTTCTCTTGTTGGCTGCGTAGCACCTGCACCTCATACAACAGCTTACTCAAGTCCTCCTGCCGAACTTTGGTCTCCTCGCTCTTCACTATTGACAcctgcaaacacaaacacataaacaatcGTCAGTAATGTGAGATCATAAACCTCCAGCCTGTATGTGTGTCAGGGCCTGTGACTCAGAGAATAAAGCAAGAGTGAGAATCACTTAAAGATGAGACGTCTCACCTTGCGCTTAATGTGTTCAAGCAGATGCTCGTGGCCCTGGAGGAAATAGAGGTGCTGGAACTCGGTGTCATCTCGCTCTGGCTTCACCAGCCCACTCTGCTCAATATTCACCACCTTCCTGAAGCCGTCTAAGAGTGAAGTGAGATGTTAACACAAACACTGTTTCAATCTGAAGTGTCTGTGATAGCTTTGTTTGTCAGCACACAATGATACTTACACATGTTGAGCTGGCGTACAAAGCTTGCCATGTTATTGTGTTTGAAGTATTTGGGCAGAACCTCTTTGGCAAATCTACCCTGGTCAAAAACATGGAAGCTGGTGCCCGTCTAGAATGAGAGAAACAAGCCAAGAAGGAAACATGTCTCTGTTTTGATTATAGTTTGAAAGCACAAAACAGACTGCATGTGTTTGTGACAGAGTCTTTTAATGTTCATCCTCAAGCTATTTCTGAAAGACGTTGTTAAATGCAAAACTGAGACACATGATTGCAGTCAATCAGGGAGAAGCATCTGCTAAGAGTGGCCTGCATGTTTTTCAACCTCATTGAGTTTTCACTATCTTCCTGCTGtcgtttattttattgcttttttgcacacacaagcagaatgttaaatgaaaacaactctagcataaatgatttttgatgcacaggattttttttgttgctaaATGTGTGTCAAATTGAATGGTAGGGATTCTCAAGTCTCCACATACTGATgcaaatcagttattttaaagagtttgCCATTGATTTTTTGGTTCCAAGTTCAgtcgatgcatttttgtttactgGGCTTTGATTGCACCTTTCATTGATGTtcatttgaaattaatttaaaattgagATATTTTCATACGGATGCAGTTTGAATAGTCTGTACAAACAGAATGAATACTGAGGATATGATGCGCTTcttattaatcattttcagATGACATACGCTAGAtcatcagtaataataataatcataaattcGGAGCCATAGAGACCAAACCAAATAGTTCGAGAGCCACTCTAGAGTCCATCTTTAGAGTAAAACCACTTTAAGTCTGCACATTTCCATTATGCACAGAATAATATGCTAGGCTGTAATACAAAATGATGAAATTTAtaatatctctctctctatcccTCTCAAATGTACTACAACTATAACAAATTATTAGTTAACTATTTTCAATAaggttaatattatttaactgcatttgttaacatgaaCTGACAATGAAAAATACCCCTAAAGAacttatcaatcttaatgtacgttttaacatttaatatattattaaattaaaaaattgcatatattaatgttatttaaagcatttgagctaacattaaataaaaatgaatagttaACAATGAATACTTTAActaacattataatattttggaacaaatttattgctcattgttagttattcgttattacattgttattatatttatacattaccatgaataaaatattgtaaaatatattttttgtataatatatattttaaaatgttatattttatattatatttgttatatgtatcatttttgtttatatatttttttctattaaaaaaaaaaaattctctcagATTTTCTATGGACCCCCCAGTGCTCTTACAGCCCAATTATGATTCCCAGAAATTTTGATAGAAAAAAGCATATatgaaacataaacatttatgaaaatatttctcTGATTTTGTAATTTGGGGTAGgaaatagaaaacatatttattataaaacatataccctgttaactaaatatttttcaatatctCAGCATATTGTTGTAGCTGTAGAAACTAACAAATAATATCCAGTCGTTTAATTTAGTAAACTACATGTTCATGctcatgtttttttcaccaCACGCACAATATAAAAGGGTTTGTATATATGCAAATACATAGCTACCATTTCATTGCAATGCCATTATCATATTTGGATGTTTTTGCagttaaaatgttgaaaaatccTTAACTTGCATAACTTTCaaatgtgttgttgttctgCCTTATTAAATCTAATCTGAGTTCCACAACAgtgaattcattttaattcaaatctACACTATTTACCACATTATTTATCATCATATACACtacgagtcaaaagtttttgaacagtaagatttttaatgttttttaaagaagtatcttatttgattcaaagtacagaaaaaaaacagtaaaattatgaacaatttttactatttaaaataactgttttctatttcaatatattttaaaatgtaatttattcctgtgatttcaaagatgatttttttgcatcattacttcagtcacattatccttcagaaatcattcaaacattctgatttgttgctcaaaaacatttaatattattattatgttgaatacagctgagtagaattttctcagctttctttggtgaatagaaagttcagaataactgcatttatcttttgtaacattataaaggtctttattattatttatgatcaatttaaagcatccttgctaaataacagtagtaatttctataatgtatatatatatatacacacacacacacacacacacacaaacactgactccaagctttggaatggtatagtgtataacgttaaagaagctttttatttcagttaaatgctgatctttggatctttctattcatcgaatcctgaaaaaaaatgtactcagctgttttaaatattgataataataataaaaataagcattttagaataatttctgaaggatcatgtgacattcaagagtaatgatgctaaaaattcagttttgatcacaggaataaattaaattttaaaatatattcaaatagaaagcagttattttaaatagtacaaatatttcacaatattactgcttttgctgtacgttggatcaaataaatgcaggctcagtgagcagaagagacttctttaaaaacattaaaaaatcagcCAGGATGCAACAGCGTGAACTCACAGTACTCCAGCAAATCAGATGATTGGTCTCTGGGTCCTCCACGAGAGTCCAGAGTTTAGTGAGGAAAGCAGGTACATTGCTGGCATATCCTCCATCCACACCTATGGAGCCTGGGTTCTCCTGCATGGCTACACTTGGACTTGAACAGATGAGTTTTTAATCCAGTAGTATTTTAGTCCATTTCCAAATCGATGCTCTCTTGGGATGTACGTTGCTGATGCTGTTCctctctccttctcctcctctctctttctgtggCCTAGTCATAGGGCCATATCGCTCCCTGCCATTCCCACAGGTCAGAGTCAGCATAAAGCAATGCCCTGCAGCATCACCACTATACCCCCTCACTCAACAAAGCAGCCCACAGGAGAACAATACCGACCCACACAAAGCCTAGAATAATGCCACACTGTCACGCCAAACAGTACAATGGCCAAACACAACCTGCACAGGAGAGTGTGCTGGGCAGATGTGTGGCGTTTTGTGTGGGTTTTCAATTGTCATTCATGATGTTAAGGTTGTTGTTGAGAAAAAAATGGCTTGTCTTTAAGAGGCggaatatttataaatatacaggAGCTTATATCCACCTAAACAGATGATAGCTATTAGATTCAGAttcaaatctatctatctatctatctatgtatctatcctAGTAACTTTACTGCCGTGGTAAAAAAAGAAGTTTTACATTGTCAAAGAATTACAAACATTATACGTATGCATACACTTACACAcatacatcattaaaataataaaatagaatattaatgtataaaaaataagataaataaaacattaaacaaaatataaaataaaataaaataaaataaaagctctacccTTATGTAACCAGCAGGGGGACCCACAAtccagatcttttttttttttttttttttttttttaccgttcTACCTCTCATTATTCATGCAACACAGTCTTCATTTGAACAGATAGCTATTTTCTCATGAACAGTCCTTCACTAAATGTATTATAAGATATTTTAAGTAGTTCCTTATTAAAACTCTATAGAATTCAGCAtctagcaaaaaataaatgaataaaaataaaatcagcaatTTTAGCGACTGAATGCTTGCTATTCAGGCATCTTTTAACAACAATATCAAGATTTCAGTATACTGACAGTACGGAACTTCGTTCAAAATGTTAAACTGAACATTTGTTAATTATAAAGTGCAAAATATTATGAAGCAAGCACATTATACATGCAGAGGATATTAAATAGATTGCCAAGAAATAAACTATTCAGTGCGTTATGCTTTGCCTTCTggaaatcatttattatttcaacGTGTTTCAGCGTTGTGcaatgtagccaatcacagacaaatctgttgatttctggaacccaacagccaatcagaggcgtttaAGTTAGAATCCGCTCACCGCTCAAATCGAGTTTTTGTTCAGGTGAGTGTTCATCACGAATCATCTCATTATAACAAATGGTGCCTTCAAGTCATGTCGGATAGATCGTATTTACGAGTTGAACGCACATGAACGCCACCACAAGTCCTTATTTCGAGTGGAAAgctcaaaatgttctttaaaccCAGAGTTTCCAAGTTGTCAATAAGAAAACATGTCAGATGCTATAGATGCAACGTCTGTATTGACGGTAAATTTgttgaaataaatacaattactaTTTTTGACATGTAAATgacatatacaaaatattagattattgtataattacaatagaatatatgattatatagagggtttgcacttacatcacgatttggtcagttacctggatgtaCGGCCATATTggtgtaaacaacagcatggattgcatggttaatgtactactgaataagttgttctgctaatttatgctgtctaaaccacggaaaaaatgtgtggaagctgctaaatcatgtAGGGAAGGACTTAGTAAGAAGGAAaaagtgcaatattttgacaaactaaagttaataagtAGTAAAGATACGGACGAGCAGTATTAagtaagatattagcctaatatttcacctacctgacaaacacgaatgttgtcaagattcttgccctggaaatcctggtttaggttagccaaccacaaatgccttctttcctcagacagttttttgcactcttctccttgatttgttataattttggcagtctatagtactccaaatgtttttcccggtccgaccaattagtacatGACAAAagcatgacaataactgaccattttcagcaacaatgatcagcaaaatataataataataataaatttcatttggttcagtggcattgtttacgttcagtgctgtCAATATGGTGATTGATATCGTGGAAACACTCTATTTAGTTTACATCACCATCATAAATcgaataaaacagaaaaaagacaaaaataaaaacacaatgtaCAATGTAGATGTAAAGAAACATTCTTTATTCATCATTTTGTAGATGTAGAGTTTAAAAAATCATTGACTTTTGTGTAGAAAAGATAAATCGCCATCTTGTTTCTGACCAAA is part of the Labeo rohita strain BAU-BD-2019 chromosome 18, IGBB_LRoh.1.0, whole genome shotgun sequence genome and harbors:
- the hsf4 gene encoding heat shock factor protein 4, translating into MQENPGSIGVDGGYASNVPAFLTKLWTLVEDPETNHLICWSTTGTSFHVFDQGRFAKEVLPKYFKHNNMASFVRQLNMYGFRKVVNIEQSGLVKPERDDTEFQHLYFLQGHEHLLEHIKRKVSIVKSEETKVRQEDLSKLLYEVQVLRSQQENMEMQMQDMKQQNDVLWREVVSLRQNHTQQQKVMNKLIQFLFSQMQSNTPSTVGMKRKLPLMLDDGCSTPPASKFSHSHSTESLQESFYIQSPSTESASCSTSNVMTGGPIISDVTEISQSSTMALQMQAEESREKCLMLIKEEPVSPGVQGRGEGVPLGSCEVCAEPPVLPVAMVQSVLEGRGSNLGERRAKRPMLERPEIPDGVENVDMSLEDLQLLLRSHQQSMETSAAAMDPFTFSLSLNEWNFTEMDPNLKSELANALIPAAVSQYMFQGQEGETYPTAGYEEQ